The Poseidonibacter lekithochrous region GAAGTTATTGATTCAAGATATAAAGATTTTAAATTTGATTTAAAATCTGTAATTGCTGATAACTCTTCATCTTCTAGATATGTAACTGGTGGTCGTGCCAGAAAAGTAGAAGATTTAGATCTTAAAACTTTAGGTGTTGTAATGGAAATAAACGGGGAAGTAGTTCAGCTTGGAGCTGGTGCTGCAGTACTTGGTCATCCTGCAACTGCAATTGCAATGCTTGCAAATATGATGGGTGAAAGGGACGAGGTTTTAAAAGCTGGAACTTATATCTTATCAGGTGCAATCACTGCTGCTATGAGCGTAAAAAAAGGAGATAACGTAACTGTTAAATTCCAAGATTTAGGTTCATTATCTATGAAGTTTGTATAAAAAAGGAAATTTAATGCCTATAGCACAAATTAATATAATTGAAGGTCGAAGTGACGAGCAAAAAGAAAAACTTATTGCTAAAGTAACTCAAGCAATTCATGAAGCCATTGATGCACCTGAAGCAAATGTAA contains the following coding sequences:
- a CDS encoding 2-hydroxymuconate tautomerase; this translates as MPIAQINIIEGRSDEQKEKLIAKVTQAIHEAIDAPEANVRVIINEMPKQHFGIGGQSVKKMGR